The Sylvia atricapilla isolate bSylAtr1 chromosome 3, bSylAtr1.pri, whole genome shotgun sequence genome has a window encoding:
- the LOC136358502 gene encoding uncharacterized protein has protein sequence MDALHKLKILVMFLSLATFIFMVIMNAGNATGTFKGLFRTTPGNISAKYSTDFTPAGWTFLIWNVIYTWQLAWLLYALSGICRRNELGYVFMKPDLLPTPFYMAWCLNNGLNVGWLFLWDREYLLPALVFLVVLSLTTCASLFVSHRALSIHSSWFVKGHKADLWLIRILVQNGLALYLTWTSIATLLNFAVVLIYKWDVPNPKATTAALSILALGLVIWFYLENYLLDKYVRYNLTVYPVVIAALAGSACRNSSFSSPHTNDVFIVVLLSLTCLIFAVRLGLVTWRHWRKPLEASESRGLSGTVA, from the exons ATGGATGCCCTGCATAAGTTGAAGATTTTGGTGATGTTTCTGTCTCTGGCTACTTTCATTTTCATGGTGATAATGAATGCTGGAAATGCCACTGGGACTTTCAAAG GTCTGTTCAGGACAACCCCTGGAAACATCTCAGCCAAGTACAGCACTGATTTCACACCAGCTGGCTGGACTTTCCTCATCTGGAATGTCATCTACACCTGGCAGCTTGCCTGGCTCCTCTACGCCCTGTCAGGGATCTGTCGAAG GAATGAACTTGGATATGTCTTCATGAAGCCAGACTTGCTGCCAACACCTTTTTATATGGCATGGTGTCTGAATAATGGCCTCAATGTTGGATGGCTCTTTCTGTGGGACCGAGA ATACCTCCTTCCAGCCCTGGTGTTCCTGGTAGTCCTCTCTCTTACCACGTGTGCCTCCCTGTTTGTTTCCCACCGAGCCCTGAGCATCCATTCCTCATGGTTCGTGAAGGGTCACAAAGCTGACCTCTGGCTCATCCGCATTCTG gtgcAAAACGGGCTGGCTCTGTACCTGACGTGGACCAGCATTGCCACGCTGCTCAACTTCGCCGTCGTGCTGATCTACAAGTGGGACGTGCCCAACCCGAAAGCAACAACTGCTGCCCTGAGCATCCTGGCTCTGGGCCTGGTGATATG GTTTTATCTAGAAAACTACCTTCTTGACAAGTATGTCCGCTATAACCTCACAGTGTACCCAGTGGTCATagcagctctggctggcagCGCATGCAGGAACAGCTCATTTTCGTCTCCACACACCAACGACGTTTTTATAG TTGTTCTGCTGTCACTGACGTGCTTGATCTTTGCTGTTCGCCTGGGGCTGGTCACATGGAGACACTGGAGAAAACCCCTGGAAGCATCAGAATCCCGAGGGCTTTCAGGCACAGTGGCCTGA